The following proteins come from a genomic window of Pseudochaenichthys georgianus chromosome 17, fPseGeo1.2, whole genome shotgun sequence:
- the h2bk1 gene encoding histone H2B type 2-K1 yields MTNDASKKKGKGPGEKKGKRKAKRRETYAMYIYKVLKQVHPDTGISSRAMSIMNSFVNDLFERIATEASRLTQYNKRSTITSREVQTAVRLLLPGELAKHAVSEGTKAVTKYTSSK; encoded by the exons ATGACTAATGATGCGTCTAAAAAGAAGGGGAAGGGCCCGGGAGAGAAAAAGGGCAAACGAAAGGCCAAAAGAAGAGAGACTTACGCGATGTACATCTATAAAGTTTTGAAACAG GTGCATCCGGACACAGGGATTTCCAGCAGAGCGATGAGCATCATGAACTCCTTCGTGAATGACCTGTTTGAGAGGATCGCCACAGAGGCCTCGCGACTGACTCAGTACAACAAGCGGTCCACCATCACCAGCAGAGAGGTACAGACCGCCGTCCGGCTGCTGCTGCCCGGGGAGCTGGCCAAGCACGCGGTGTCTGAGGGAACCAAGGCTGTAACAAAGTACACCAGCTCCAAATGA
- the LOC139435563 gene encoding uncharacterized protein, which yields SGKKNAFIIIIILYNLHTVPVNRRRTLAFILLLERLQRRDGGRRRNRFWVHPLNHHLVAELRLDSQRHHQYFRMSAEQMDELLSLLGPELTRQSTNYRAAIEPKQRLAVALRYLASGDSLLSLAFSYRLGCSTVTNSVHMVYAAIENIMMERFLPRPTEDTWKEVAQCFWEQWNFPNCLGAIDGKHIVIQAPPLSESQYFNYKKTFSIVLMALVDADYRFRVIQVGDFGRTSDGGTYAGSDLGKGMETKTLHVPTSTSLPDAAHLGEMPFVMVGDAAFPLKPYLMRPYPGKNLTHQKKIFNYRLSRARMVVENAFGILASMWRIFHRRINHLPKNVDTLVVAGCILHNFLLALSEHQRLLDEEEQQGRHMAPVRYMGGNRPSRDACNVREAFCTFFNSPEGSVTWQDRMV from the exons agtggtaaaaaaaatgcattcatcatcataattattctatataatttacacacagtgcctgtaaaccgaagGAGAACGCTGGCCTTTATTCTCCTACTGGAAAGACTACAGAGGAGGgatggggggaggagaaggaaccggttttgggtgcaccccctcaaccatcACCTTGTGgctgagctgaggctggacagcCAACGACATCATCAATATTTTAGGATGAGTGCAGAGCAGATGGATGAACTTCTGTCCCTCCTCGGCCCTGAACTGACCAGACAATCGACAAATTACAGAGCTGCCATCGAACCCAAGCAGAGACTGGCTGTTGCACTGAG ATACTTGGCTTCCGGGGACTCACTGCTCAGcctagcattcagctatcgccTGGGATGCTCTACTGTGACAAACTCTGTCCATATGGTGTATGCAGCCATTGAGAATATAATGATGGAGAGGTTCCTACCCAGGCCAACAGAAGACACATGGAAGGAGGTCGCACAATGCTTCTGGGAACAATGGAATTTCCCAAATTGCCTGGGAGCAATAGACGGAAAGCATATCGTCATCCAAGCACCACCACTGTCTGAGAGTCAGTACTTCAACTACAAGAAGACATTTTCCATAGTGCTTATGGCACTTGTTGATGCTGACTACAGGTTCCGAGTCATTCAAGTGGGGGACTTCGGAAGAACAAGTGATGGTGGGACGTATGCCGGATCTGATTTGGGGAAAGGAATGGAGACCAAAACTCTTCATGTTCCAACCAGCACCTCTCTACCTGATGCTGCTCACCTGGGTGAGATGCCATTCGTCATGGTGGGTGACGCAGCTTTCCCACTCAAGCCATACCTCATGAGACCATACCCCGGAAAGAACCTCACTCATCAAAAGAAGATTTTCAACTACAGACTGTCAAGAGCAAGGATGGTGGTGGAAAATGCTTTCGGCATTCTGGCCTCCATGTGGAGAATCTTCCATCGCCGTATCAACCATCTACCGAAAAACGTAGACACGCTAGTGGTGGCAGGATGCATCCTTCACAATTTCCTGCTTGCCCTTAGTGAACACCAGAGGTTGCTAGATGAGGAAGAGCAGCAGGGAAGACACATGGCACCAGTGAGATACATGGGAGGAAACAGGCCATCAAGAGATGCCTGTAATGTGAGGGAGGCTTTCTGCACCTTCTTCAACTCTCCTGAGGGCAGTGTGACTTGGCAGGACAGGATGGTGTGA